One part of the Mycobacterium marinum genome encodes these proteins:
- a CDS encoding acyl-ACP desaturase, with protein MSAPLTDLHLLHELEPVVEKYLNRHLSMHKNWNPHDYIPWSDGKNYYALGGQDWDPEQSKLSDVAQIAMVQNLVTEDNLPSYHREIAMNMGMDGAWGQWVNRWTAEENRHGIALRDYLVVTRSVDPFELEKLRLEVVNRGFSPGQNHQGNYFAESVTDSVIYVSFQELATRVSHRNTGKACNDPIADQLMAKISADENLHMIFYRDVSEAAFDLAPNQAMKSLHLILHNFKMPGFQVPEFRRKAVIIAVGGVYDPRIHLEEVVMPVLKKWRIFEREDFTGEGAKMRDELALLVKELEMSCDKFEESKQRQLDREARTGKRVSAFELHKTAGKLPMSRR; from the coding sequence ATGTCGGCCCCGCTGACCGACCTACACCTGCTGCACGAGCTTGAACCGGTCGTTGAGAAGTACCTCAACCGGCACCTCAGCATGCACAAGAACTGGAACCCGCACGACTACATCCCGTGGTCGGACGGCAAGAACTACTACGCTCTGGGCGGCCAGGACTGGGACCCCGAGCAGAGCAAACTTTCCGATGTCGCCCAGATCGCGATGGTGCAGAACCTGGTCACCGAGGACAACCTGCCCTCCTATCACCGCGAGATCGCGATGAACATGGGCATGGACGGCGCCTGGGGCCAGTGGGTCAACCGGTGGACCGCCGAGGAGAACCGACACGGCATCGCGCTGCGCGACTACCTGGTGGTGACCCGCTCCGTCGACCCGTTCGAGCTGGAAAAGCTGCGTCTCGAGGTGGTCAACCGCGGCTTCAGCCCGGGCCAGAACCACCAGGGCAACTATTTCGCCGAGAGCGTCACCGACTCGGTCATCTACGTGAGCTTCCAGGAACTGGCCACCCGCGTTTCGCACCGCAACACCGGCAAGGCCTGCAACGATCCCATCGCCGACCAGCTGATGGCCAAGATCTCGGCCGACGAGAACCTGCACATGATCTTCTACCGCGATGTCAGCGAGGCCGCGTTCGATCTGGCGCCCAACCAGGCGATGAAGTCGCTGCACCTGATCCTGCACAACTTCAAGATGCCCGGGTTCCAGGTGCCCGAGTTCCGGCGCAAAGCGGTGATCATCGCCGTCGGCGGCGTCTACGACCCGCGCATCCACCTCGAAGAGGTCGTCATGCCGGTGCTGAAGAAGTGGCGCATCTTCGAGCGCGAGGACTTCACCGGCGAGGGCGCCAAGATGCGCGACGAACTTGCCCTGCTGGTCAAGGAACTCGAGATGTCCTGCGACAAGTTCGAGGAGTCCAAGCAGCGCCAACTCGATCGGGAAGCCCGTACCGGCAAGCGGGTGTCGGCCTTCGAACTGCACAAGACAGCCGGCAAGCTGCCGATGAGCCGGCGGTAG
- the dusB gene encoding tRNA dihydrouridine synthase DusB produces MAGVTNVAFRTLCRELEQAKVGTVSGLYVCEMVTARALVERHPVTMHMTTFAPDESPRSLQLYTVDPDTTYAAARMIAEEGLADHIDMNFGCPVPKVTKRGGGAALPYKRRLFGQIVAAAVRGVEGTGIPVTVKFRIGIDDAHQTHLDAGRIAEAEGAAAVALHARTAAQRYSGTADWEQIALLKQHVRTVPVLGNGDIYDASDALAMMAATGCDGVVIGRGCLGRPWLFAELSAAFTGNPAPTPPTLGEVTDIIRRHGELLAAHFGEDKGMRDIRKHVAWYLHGFPAGSDLRRALALVKTSDELDSLLTRLDPDVPFPEAANGPRGRQGSPSRVALPEGWLDDPDDCRVPDGADVMHSGG; encoded by the coding sequence ATGGCTGGTGTGACCAATGTCGCATTCCGCACGCTGTGTCGTGAACTAGAGCAGGCCAAGGTCGGCACGGTCAGTGGACTGTATGTCTGTGAGATGGTGACCGCGCGCGCGCTGGTCGAGCGCCATCCGGTCACCATGCACATGACCACGTTCGCCCCGGACGAGTCGCCCCGGTCGCTGCAGCTCTACACCGTCGACCCCGACACCACATACGCTGCGGCCCGCATGATCGCCGAGGAGGGCTTGGCCGATCACATCGACATGAACTTCGGCTGCCCGGTCCCCAAGGTGACCAAGCGTGGCGGCGGGGCCGCCCTGCCGTACAAGCGGCGGCTGTTCGGCCAGATCGTCGCCGCCGCGGTGCGCGGGGTCGAGGGCACCGGCATACCGGTGACGGTCAAGTTCCGCATCGGCATCGACGACGCGCACCAAACGCACCTTGATGCCGGCCGCATCGCCGAGGCCGAAGGCGCCGCCGCGGTCGCACTGCACGCCCGGACCGCGGCACAGCGCTACTCGGGCACGGCCGATTGGGAGCAGATCGCGCTGCTCAAGCAACACGTGCGAACGGTCCCGGTGCTCGGCAACGGAGACATCTACGACGCCAGCGACGCGCTGGCGATGATGGCCGCCACCGGATGCGACGGCGTTGTCATCGGTCGCGGCTGCCTGGGCCGGCCGTGGCTGTTCGCCGAATTGTCGGCGGCTTTCACCGGCAACCCGGCACCCACGCCCCCCACCCTGGGCGAGGTGACCGACATCATCCGCCGGCACGGCGAACTACTGGCCGCGCACTTCGGCGAGGACAAGGGCATGCGCGACATCCGCAAGCATGTCGCCTGGTACCTGCACGGATTTCCGGCCGGATCCGACCTGCGCCGCGCGTTGGCGCTGGTCAAGACCTCCGACGAACTCGACTCCCTGCTGACGCGGCTCGACCCCGACGTCCCCTTCCCCGAAGCCGCCAACGGCCCCAGGGGCCGGCAGGGTTCACCCTCCCGAGTCGCCCTTCCCGAGGGGTGGCTGGACGACCCCGATGACTGCCGGGTGCCCGACGGCGCGGACGTCATGCACTCCGGTGGCTAG
- a CDS encoding LCP family protein, translating to MRGAAPWERFSAAPVDDDLVRWSSARSADLAQAAAAVDTRGGAQPRQAHDDVERTPKVGSHIDGGVSVAELIAKLGAPVPAHPAHHHSAPESGPDPTPADAAPDIADQVHEPDEQLDTEVIAIPAYSLQLLSELPDLGSANYPHDESDPESPGEQPAAPARARRPRLRRRSTAKAPRPGKDAPKSRRRPILLAGRSLAALFAVLALVLTGGAWEWSSSKNNRLNTVSALDPHSGDIVNPSGQYGDENFLIVGMDTRAGANSNVGAGDTEDAGGARSDTVMLVNIPANRKRVVAVSFPRDLAITPVKCEAWNPDTGKYGPIYDETTGQMGPRMVYTETKLNSSFSFGGPKCLVKVIQKLSGLSINRFIAIDFVGFAKMVQALGGVEVCSTTPLRDYEIGTVLEHAGRQVIDGTTALNYVRARQVTTESNGDYGRIKRQQLFLSSLLRSLISEDTLFNLNKLNNVVDMFIGDSYVDNVKTKDLVELGQSLQGMAAGHITFVTVPTGITDENGDEPPRTADMKALFSAIIDDEPLPLENDHNAQTLGNRPTTTAPTTAPKAPPASPADEVQRQQVTTTSPQEVTVQVSNGTGTTGLAAAAASQLERNGFNVMAPDDYPNSLQTTTVLFAPGNEQAAATVAAAFGNSKVERVTGIGEVVQVVLGADFKAVTAPPPSGSSVSVQISRNSTSPPIKLPEDLTVTNAADTTCE from the coding sequence ATGCGAGGCGCCGCGCCGTGGGAGCGGTTCTCGGCCGCACCTGTCGATGACGACCTCGTTCGATGGTCGAGTGCACGATCCGCCGACCTGGCGCAGGCCGCCGCGGCGGTCGACACCCGGGGTGGCGCGCAACCGCGCCAAGCCCACGACGACGTCGAGCGCACCCCGAAGGTTGGCTCTCACATCGACGGCGGTGTCAGCGTCGCCGAGTTGATCGCCAAACTCGGGGCCCCCGTTCCCGCCCATCCGGCCCACCACCACAGCGCACCGGAATCCGGGCCCGACCCAACCCCCGCGGATGCCGCCCCCGACATCGCGGACCAGGTCCACGAGCCTGACGAGCAGCTGGACACCGAGGTCATCGCTATCCCGGCCTACTCGCTGCAACTGCTCTCCGAACTCCCCGACCTCGGGTCTGCCAACTATCCGCACGACGAGTCCGACCCCGAATCGCCCGGCGAGCAGCCAGCCGCACCGGCGCGGGCCCGGCGGCCGCGGTTGCGTCGCAGGTCGACCGCAAAGGCTCCCCGGCCCGGTAAGGACGCGCCGAAATCGCGCCGGCGCCCGATACTGCTGGCCGGGCGGTCGCTGGCGGCGCTGTTCGCCGTGCTGGCGCTGGTGCTCACCGGCGGGGCGTGGGAATGGAGTTCGTCGAAAAACAACCGGCTCAACACGGTGAGCGCGCTCGACCCGCACTCGGGCGACATCGTCAACCCCAGCGGGCAATACGGCGACGAGAATTTCCTGATCGTCGGCATGGATACCCGTGCCGGCGCCAATTCCAATGTGGGCGCCGGTGACACCGAGGACGCCGGCGGGGCGCGGTCGGACACCGTGATGCTGGTCAACATCCCGGCGAACCGCAAGCGAGTGGTGGCGGTCTCGTTCCCCCGCGACCTGGCGATCACCCCCGTCAAGTGCGAGGCCTGGAACCCCGACACCGGCAAGTACGGGCCGATCTATGACGAGACGACGGGACAGATGGGTCCCCGGATGGTCTACACCGAGACCAAACTGAACTCGTCGTTCTCCTTCGGCGGGCCCAAGTGTCTGGTGAAGGTGATCCAAAAACTGTCCGGGTTGAGCATCAACCGGTTCATCGCCATCGACTTCGTCGGCTTCGCCAAGATGGTCCAAGCGCTCGGTGGTGTCGAGGTGTGCAGCACCACGCCGCTGCGCGACTACGAAATCGGCACGGTGCTCGAACACGCTGGGCGCCAGGTGATCGACGGGACGACCGCCCTGAACTATGTGCGAGCCCGCCAGGTGACCACCGAGAGCAACGGCGACTACGGCCGCATCAAACGTCAGCAGCTGTTCTTGTCGTCGTTGCTGCGTTCGCTGATTTCCGAAGACACCCTGTTCAACCTCAACAAGCTCAACAACGTGGTCGACATGTTCATCGGCGACAGCTACGTCGACAACGTCAAGACCAAGGATCTGGTTGAGCTGGGTCAGTCGCTGCAGGGCATGGCAGCCGGACACATCACGTTCGTCACCGTGCCCACCGGTATCACCGATGAGAACGGCGACGAGCCCCCGCGAACGGCCGACATGAAGGCGCTGTTCAGCGCCATCATCGACGATGAGCCGCTGCCGCTGGAAAACGATCACAACGCCCAGACGTTGGGAAACCGGCCGACCACGACGGCACCGACCACGGCCCCCAAAGCGCCGCCGGCAAGTCCTGCCGACGAGGTTCAGCGCCAACAGGTGACAACCACCTCGCCGCAAGAAGTCACCGTGCAGGTCTCCAACGGAACCGGGACCACGGGTCTGGCCGCCGCCGCCGCCAGCCAGCTCGAGCGCAACGGCTTCAACGTGATGGCACCCGACGACTACCCGAATTCGTTGCAGACCACGACGGTGCTTTTTGCCCCCGGCAACGAGCAAGCCGCCGCGACGGTGGCCGCCGCGTTCGGCAACAGCAAGGTTGAGCGGGTCACCGGGATCGGCGAGGTGGTGCAGGTGGTGCTCGGCGCCGACTTCAAGGCGGTGACCGCTCCCCCGCCGAGCGGCTCGTCGGTCAGCGTGCAGATCAGCCGCAATTCCACCAGCCCACCGATTAAGCTGCCGGAAGACCTAACGGTGACCAACGCCGCCGACACCACCTGCGAGTAG
- the phoU gene encoding phosphate signaling complex protein PhoU, whose translation MRTAYHEQLSELSERLGEMCGLAGIAMERATQALLQADLLLAEQVISDHEKIATLSARAEESAFVLLALQAPVAGDLRAIVSAIQMVADIDRMGALALHVAKIARRRHPQHALPEEVNGYFAEMGRVAVELGSSAQEVVLSRDPEKAARIREEDDAMDDLHRHLFTVLMDREWKYGVAAAVDVTLLGRFYERFADHAVEVARRVIFQATGRFPEDESPTYSR comes from the coding sequence ATGCGGACGGCCTACCATGAGCAGCTCTCGGAGCTATCCGAGCGGCTCGGTGAGATGTGTGGGCTGGCAGGTATCGCGATGGAGCGGGCGACTCAGGCCCTGCTACAAGCCGATCTGCTGCTGGCCGAACAGGTGATCTCTGACCACGAGAAGATCGCGACGCTGAGTGCCAGGGCCGAGGAGAGCGCCTTCGTGCTGCTGGCCTTGCAGGCACCGGTTGCCGGTGACCTCCGGGCGATCGTGAGCGCAATCCAGATGGTGGCAGACATCGACCGGATGGGGGCCCTGGCCCTGCACGTGGCCAAGATCGCCCGCCGGCGTCATCCCCAACACGCGCTACCCGAAGAGGTCAACGGCTACTTCGCCGAAATGGGCAGGGTTGCAGTTGAATTGGGGAGCAGTGCGCAAGAAGTGGTGTTGTCCCGCGACCCGGAGAAGGCGGCCCGGATCCGCGAAGAAGACGACGCGATGGACGATCTGCACCGGCATCTGTTCACCGTATTGATGGACCGGGAATGGAAGTACGGCGTGGCGGCCGCCGTCGACGTGACGCTGCTGGGCCGCTTCTACGAACGTTTCGCCGACCACGCCGTGGAAGTGGCGCGGCGGGTGATCTTTCAGGCCACCGGGAGATTCCCCGAGGACGAATCGCCAACGTACTCACGCTGA
- the pstB gene encoding phosphate ABC transporter ATP-binding protein PstB, which yields MAKRLDLKDVNIYYGSFHAVAEVSLSILPRSVTAFIGPSGCGKTTVLRTLNRMHEVIPGARVEGSVLLDDENIYGPGIDPVGVRRAIGMVFQRPNPFPAMSIRDNVVAGLKLQGVRNRKVLDETAEYSLRGANLWDEVKDRMDRPGGGLSGGQQQRLCIARAIAVQPDVLLMDEPCSALDPISTMAIEDLISELKQEYTIVIVTHNMQQAARVSDQTAFFNLEAVGKPGRLIEIDDTEKIFSNPREKSTEDYISGRFG from the coding sequence GTGGCCAAGAGGCTAGACCTCAAGGACGTCAACATCTACTACGGGTCGTTTCACGCCGTCGCTGAGGTGTCGCTGTCGATTCTTCCCCGCAGTGTGACGGCGTTCATCGGCCCCTCCGGCTGCGGCAAGACGACCGTGCTGCGCACGCTGAACCGGATGCATGAGGTCATCCCGGGTGCCCGCGTCGAGGGCTCCGTGCTGCTCGACGACGAAAACATCTACGGTCCCGGTATCGACCCGGTGGGGGTGCGCCGGGCGATCGGGATGGTCTTTCAGCGCCCCAACCCTTTTCCCGCGATGTCGATTCGCGACAACGTGGTTGCCGGCCTCAAGCTGCAGGGCGTGCGCAATCGAAAGGTGCTCGACGAAACGGCCGAGTATTCCCTGCGTGGGGCCAACTTGTGGGATGAGGTCAAAGACAGGATGGACAGGCCCGGCGGCGGGCTGTCCGGTGGGCAGCAGCAGCGGTTGTGTATCGCGCGGGCCATCGCGGTACAACCCGACGTGTTGCTGATGGACGAGCCGTGTTCGGCGCTGGATCCCATCTCCACGATGGCGATCGAGGATCTGATCAGCGAATTGAAACAGGAATACACCATCGTGATCGTCACCCACAACATGCAACAGGCCGCCCGGGTGAGCGATCAGACAGCGTTTTTCAACCTGGAAGCCGTGGGCAAACCGGGCCGCCTGATCGAAATCGACGACACCGAAAAGATCTTCTCGAACCCGCGGGAGAAGTCCACCGAGGACTACATCTCGGGCCGTTTCGGCTGA
- the pstA gene encoding phosphate ABC transporter permease PstA — protein sequence MTSMLDRPVKARTFSGLARRRRLVNSLATVLVTLSMLVALTPLIWVLGSVIAKGFKAVSSSAWWTHSQAGMTAFVAGGGAYHAIVGTVLQGLVCAALSIPIGIMVAIYLVEYDGGGLMGRLVSFTVDILTGVPSIVAALFLYALWVGVLGFPRSEFAVSLALVLLMLPVIVRATEEMLRIVPVDLREAGYALGLPKWKTIVRIVIPTGLSGIITGILLALARVMGETAPLLILVGYARTMNFDIFSGYMGSLPGMMYDQTTMGAGMNPVPTDRLWGAALTLILVIAIINIGARVLTRILVAK from the coding sequence ATGACCTCGATGTTGGACCGGCCGGTCAAGGCGCGCACGTTCTCGGGACTGGCGCGCCGCCGTCGGCTGGTGAACAGCCTGGCGACCGTGCTGGTGACACTGTCGATGCTGGTGGCCCTGACGCCGTTGATCTGGGTACTGGGTTCGGTGATCGCCAAAGGCTTCAAAGCGGTGTCTTCCAGCGCGTGGTGGACTCATTCGCAGGCGGGGATGACGGCATTCGTGGCCGGCGGTGGCGCCTATCACGCGATCGTCGGCACCGTGCTGCAGGGCTTGGTGTGTGCGGCGCTGTCCATTCCGATCGGCATTATGGTGGCGATCTACCTGGTCGAATACGACGGTGGCGGGCTGATGGGCAGGCTGGTGTCCTTCACCGTCGACATCCTGACGGGCGTGCCGTCGATCGTGGCCGCGCTGTTCCTCTACGCATTGTGGGTCGGGGTGTTGGGGTTTCCCCGTTCCGAGTTCGCGGTGTCCTTGGCGCTGGTCTTGTTGATGCTTCCGGTGATCGTGCGGGCGACCGAGGAGATGCTGCGTATCGTTCCGGTGGATCTGCGCGAAGCCGGCTATGCGCTGGGGCTACCGAAGTGGAAGACCATCGTCCGGATCGTCATTCCCACCGGGTTGTCCGGCATCATCACCGGGATCCTGTTGGCATTGGCCAGGGTGATGGGTGAGACGGCGCCGTTGCTGATCCTGGTCGGATATGCACGGACGATGAACTTTGACATCTTCAGCGGGTACATGGGCTCGTTGCCCGGCATGATGTATGACCAGACCACGATGGGTGCCGGAATGAACCCGGTACCCACGGACCGGTTGTGGGGCGCCGCGCTGACGCTGATCTTGGTGATTGCCATCATCAATATCGGGGCCAGGGTGCTCACAAGAATCCTCGTCGCCAAGTAG
- the pstC gene encoding phosphate ABC transporter permease subunit PstC, with product MIAPDPADVGAGKGIAAPLPESPVISINPWGNGKPGLADRIFRWLAQGAGVLVVALIIAIGVFLAWRAIPALARNKENFLTYGGNWVTSDTSAMHFGILDLLEVTVFISLFALMLAMPVALGVAIFLTQYAPRRVAGSLAYLVDLLAAVPSIVYGVWGLYVLAPQLQPAAAWLNRTLGWCFLFASGDGPVDEGGTVFTGGIVLAVMILPMITAVTREVFAQTPQDQIEAALALGATRWEAVKTTVLPFGRSGYVSGAILGLGRALGETVALLIILRGTEQAFGWSLFDGGSTFATKIAGAASDLDDQYQAGAYLAAGLMLFLLTLVVNAIARTALIGTRRVHR from the coding sequence GTGATAGCACCTGACCCGGCCGACGTGGGTGCGGGGAAGGGCATTGCGGCACCCCTGCCGGAATCGCCGGTCATCTCCATCAATCCGTGGGGCAACGGCAAACCGGGTTTGGCGGACCGGATATTTCGTTGGCTGGCGCAGGGCGCCGGAGTCCTGGTCGTCGCCCTGATCATCGCGATCGGCGTCTTCCTGGCGTGGCGCGCGATTCCCGCACTGGCCCGCAACAAAGAAAACTTCTTGACCTACGGCGGGAATTGGGTGACCTCCGATACGTCGGCGATGCACTTCGGAATCCTCGACCTGCTCGAGGTCACGGTCTTCATCTCGCTGTTTGCGCTGATGTTGGCGATGCCGGTCGCGCTGGGCGTGGCGATCTTCCTGACTCAGTACGCGCCGCGGCGGGTTGCCGGCTCGCTGGCCTACCTGGTGGATCTGCTGGCCGCGGTGCCGTCGATCGTCTATGGCGTATGGGGTCTATACGTGCTGGCGCCGCAACTGCAACCGGCCGCTGCCTGGCTCAATCGCACCCTGGGCTGGTGTTTCCTGTTCGCCAGCGGTGATGGCCCGGTCGACGAGGGCGGCACCGTCTTCACCGGGGGGATCGTGTTGGCGGTGATGATCTTGCCGATGATCACCGCCGTCACCCGGGAAGTCTTCGCTCAAACTCCCCAGGACCAGATCGAGGCCGCGCTGGCGCTCGGCGCCACCCGGTGGGAAGCGGTCAAGACCACCGTGCTGCCGTTCGGGCGCTCGGGATACGTCAGCGGCGCGATCTTGGGTCTGGGCCGGGCCTTGGGCGAGACGGTCGCGCTGCTGATCATCCTGCGCGGCACCGAGCAGGCGTTCGGATGGTCGTTGTTCGACGGTGGCTCCACCTTCGCCACCAAGATTGCCGGCGCGGCCTCGGATCTCGACGACCAATATCAGGCCGGGGCCTACCTGGCCGCGGGACTGATGCTTTTTCTGCTCACCCTCGTGGTCAACGCCATCGCCCGCACCGCGCTCATCGGTACCAGAAGGGTGCACCGATGA
- the pstS gene encoding phosphate ABC transporter substrate-binding protein PstS: MVGRALATVMAATTFCAGVLTACGGDDRRGSSANSGAVSRRVECGGRNTLTAEGSTAQEDAMALFNQVWGELCQGKSVSYKATGSGAGREQFIAGRVDFAGSDSPLVADQIGPAADRCGGNPAWDLPLVFGPIALVYNLPGVKALIVDADALAKIFSGLIRTWDDPILLGLNPGVALPNAPIAPIHRQESSGTTDNFQKYLTAAAPQSWTNGVGGEFRGGVGQGARGSAGVITAVQSTPNSIGYVEKGFADSAGLPFAQINNGISVVPLTNETARSAVDAVTFASSGNDLVLELNSIYGLRDPGAYPIMLASYEIVCSNGYDAETGAAVKAFLATAVNSGQSGLASAGYVPVPDNVKQRLVTAINALQ, encoded by the coding sequence ATGGTGGGCAGAGCCTTGGCGACGGTGATGGCCGCAACGACGTTTTGCGCCGGGGTGTTGACCGCGTGCGGTGGCGATGACCGCCGGGGCTCGTCGGCGAACTCCGGAGCGGTTTCGCGACGGGTGGAGTGCGGCGGCAGGAATACCTTGACCGCCGAGGGGTCCACCGCCCAGGAAGACGCCATGGCGCTGTTCAACCAGGTGTGGGGCGAGCTTTGTCAGGGCAAGAGCGTGTCCTACAAGGCCACCGGGTCCGGTGCCGGCCGCGAACAGTTCATCGCGGGGCGTGTCGATTTCGCGGGATCGGACTCACCGCTGGTCGCCGACCAGATTGGGCCGGCCGCCGACCGTTGCGGCGGCAATCCGGCCTGGGACCTGCCACTGGTTTTCGGTCCCATCGCGTTGGTGTACAACCTGCCTGGCGTCAAGGCGTTGATCGTGGATGCCGATGCACTGGCCAAGATCTTCAGCGGTCTGATTCGGACCTGGGATGATCCGATCCTGCTTGGGCTCAACCCCGGTGTGGCGCTGCCCAACGCCCCGATCGCACCGATCCATCGACAGGAATCGTCGGGGACCACCGACAACTTTCAGAAATATCTGACCGCCGCGGCGCCGCAGAGCTGGACCAACGGGGTCGGTGGGGAGTTTCGCGGTGGTGTCGGCCAGGGTGCACGCGGCTCGGCGGGGGTGATCACCGCGGTGCAGTCCACCCCGAACTCGATCGGATATGTCGAGAAGGGTTTCGCCGACAGCGCCGGCCTGCCGTTCGCCCAAATCAACAACGGCATCAGCGTCGTACCGCTGACCAACGAAACGGCCCGCAGTGCCGTCGATGCGGTGACGTTTGCCTCCAGCGGCAATGACCTGGTGCTGGAGCTGAATTCGATCTACGGGCTGCGCGACCCGGGCGCCTACCCAATCATGCTGGCCAGCTACGAGATCGTGTGCTCGAACGGATATGACGCGGAAACCGGGGCCGCGGTCAAGGCGTTCCTCGCGACCGCCGTCAACAGCGGTCAGAGCGGCCTTGCTTCGGCCGGTTACGTTCCGGTGCCCGATAATGTCAAACAGCGCCTAGTGACCGCGATCAACGCTCTGCAATGA
- the mshD gene encoding mycothiol synthase, with translation MTAVLWRSHLTDDQQRQVRDLVTAATQVDGVAPVGEQVLRELAQQRTEHLLVEDQSPGKSAIGYLNLSPAHGADAAMAELVVHPQARRRGIATAMVRAALAKTGGRNQFWAHGTLAPAQATASALGLTPVRELVQMRRSLRQLPEPVIPNGLQIRTYAGTEDDAELLRVNNAAFAYHPEQGGWTEADLAERRGEPWFDPAGLFLALEGSEGAEDSPRGQPRLLGFHWTKIHLDDPGLGEVYVLGVDPAAQGRGLGRTLTMIGLRSLAQRLGDRDLGHESTVMLYVESDNIAAVRTYQGLGFSTHSVDTAYALAAPDAALA, from the coding sequence GTGACGGCGGTGCTATGGCGCTCGCATCTGACCGACGATCAACAGCGGCAGGTGCGTGATCTCGTCACGGCGGCAACACAAGTCGACGGGGTGGCTCCCGTGGGCGAGCAGGTGCTGCGGGAATTGGCTCAGCAGCGCACCGAGCACCTGTTGGTCGAGGATCAATCACCAGGGAAATCCGCCATCGGCTATCTGAATCTCAGCCCCGCCCATGGGGCCGATGCCGCGATGGCCGAGCTGGTGGTGCATCCGCAGGCGCGGCGGCGCGGGATCGCGACCGCAATGGTGCGTGCGGCCTTGGCGAAGACGGGCGGACGAAACCAGTTCTGGGCGCACGGAACCCTGGCGCCCGCTCAGGCCACGGCGTCCGCGCTGGGGCTGACCCCGGTCCGCGAACTGGTGCAGATGCGGCGGTCGCTGCGCCAGCTTCCCGAACCGGTGATCCCGAACGGACTGCAGATCCGCACGTATGCCGGAACGGAAGACGACGCCGAGCTGTTGCGGGTCAACAACGCCGCCTTCGCCTATCACCCCGAACAGGGCGGATGGACCGAAGCAGACTTGGCCGAGCGCCGAGGTGAGCCATGGTTCGATCCCGCTGGCCTGTTTCTGGCCTTGGAAGGATCCGAAGGCGCCGAGGACTCCCCACGCGGCCAGCCCAGGCTGCTCGGCTTTCACTGGACCAAGATTCACCTCGATGATCCCGGCCTCGGCGAGGTCTATGTCCTGGGTGTCGATCCAGCCGCACAGGGGCGCGGGCTGGGCCGCACGTTGACGATGATTGGTCTTCGCTCGTTGGCTCAGCGGCTGGGGGATCGCGATCTCGGCCACGAATCCACGGTCATGCTCTACGTGGAGTCGGACAATATCGCCGCCGTGCGGACCTATCAGGGGTTGGGCTTTTCCACCCATAGCGTCGACACGGCCTACGCCCTGGCGGCACCGGACGCGGCGTTGGCCTAG
- a CDS encoding winged helix-turn-helix transcriptional regulator: MLELLLLTSELYPDPVLPALSLLPHNVRTAPAEASSLLEAGNADAVLVDARNDLSAARGLCRLLSTAGRSVPVLAVVNEGGLVAVSADWGLDEILLPSTGPAEIDARLRLVVGRRGGQADQESVGKVSLGELVIDEGTYTARLRGRPLDLTYKEFELLKYLAQHAGRVFTRAQLLHEVWGYDFFGGTRTVDVHVRRLRAKLGPEHEALIGTVRNVGYKAVRPARGRSVAVEADDEEAESDHDGYEEPLVDPLRSP; the protein is encoded by the coding sequence TTGTTGGAGTTATTACTACTAACCTCGGAGCTGTATCCCGACCCTGTGTTGCCGGCACTGTCGTTGCTTCCTCACAATGTACGGACGGCCCCAGCGGAGGCTTCTTCGCTACTGGAAGCGGGCAACGCGGATGCGGTGCTTGTTGACGCTCGCAACGATCTATCGGCGGCTCGTGGCCTTTGTCGTCTATTGAGCACGGCCGGCAGGTCGGTGCCGGTGTTGGCGGTGGTGAACGAGGGCGGCCTGGTGGCGGTTAGCGCCGACTGGGGTTTGGACGAGATCCTGCTGCCCAGCACCGGACCCGCTGAGATCGACGCCCGACTGCGGTTGGTGGTCGGCCGTCGCGGAGGTCAGGCCGATCAGGAGAGCGTCGGCAAGGTCAGCCTGGGCGAGCTGGTCATCGACGAAGGCACCTACACCGCCCGGCTGCGCGGCCGGCCCCTCGACCTCACCTATAAGGAGTTCGAACTACTGAAATACCTCGCGCAACATGCCGGTCGCGTGTTCACCCGCGCGCAGCTGCTACACGAGGTGTGGGGGTACGACTTCTTCGGTGGCACCCGCACCGTCGATGTGCACGTGCGGCGCTTGCGGGCCAAACTCGGCCCCGAGCACGAGGCGTTGATCGGCACGGTACGTAACGTGGGTTACAAAGCGGTTCGACCTGCGCGCGGACGGTCAGTGGCCGTCGAGGCCGACGACGAAGAGGCCGAGTCGGATCACGACGGTTATGAAGAGCCACTGGTTGACCCGTTGCGCAGTCCGTGA